A region of Arabidopsis thaliana chromosome 5, partial sequence DNA encodes the following proteins:
- the GH9A1 gene encoding glycosyl hydrolase 9A1 (glycosyl hydrolase 9A1 (GH9A1); FUNCTIONS IN: cellulase activity, hydrolase activity, hydrolyzing O-glycosyl compounds; INVOLVED IN: in 6 processes; LOCATED IN: Golgi apparatus, plasma membrane, cell plate, early endosome; EXPRESSED IN: 24 plant structures; EXPRESSED DURING: 13 growth stages; CONTAINS InterPro DOMAIN/s: Six-hairpin glycosidase (InterPro:IPR012341), Glycoside hydrolase, family 9, active site (InterPro:IPR018221), Six-hairpin glycosidase-like (InterPro:IPR008928), Glycoside hydrolase, family 9 (InterPro:IPR001701); BEST Arabidopsis thaliana protein match is: glycosyl hydrolase 9A3 (TAIR:AT4G24260.1); Has 1807 Blast hits to 1807 proteins in 277 species: Archae - 0; Bacteria - 0; Metazoa - 736; Fungi - 347; Plants - 385; Viruses - 0; Other Eukaryotes - 339 (source: NCBI BLink).), translated as MYGRDPWGGPLEINTADSATDDDRSRNLNDLDRAALSRPLDETQQSWLLGPTEQKKKKYVDLGCIIVSRKIFVWTVGTLVAAALLAGFITLIVKTVPRHHPKTPPPDNYTIALHKALKFFNAQKSGKLPKHNNVSWRGNSGLQDGKGETGSFYKDLVGGYYDAGDAIKFNFPMAYAMTMLSWSVIEYSAKYEAAGELTHVKELIKWGTDYFLKTFNSTADSIDDLVSQVGSGNTDDGNTDPNDHYCWMRPEDMDYKRPVTTCNGGCSDLAAEMAAALASASIVFKDNKEYSKKLVHGAKVVYQFGRTRRGRYSAGTAESSKFYNSSMYWDEFIWGGAWMYYATGNVTYLNLITQPTMAKHAGAFWGGPYYGVFSWDNKLAGAQLLLSRLRLFLSPGYPYEEILRTFHNQTSIVMCSYLPIFNKFNRTNGGLIELNHGAPQPLQYSVNAAFLATLYSDYLDAADTPGWYCGPNFYSTSVLRDFARSQIDYILGKNPRKMSYVVGFGTKYPRHVHHRGASIPKNKVKYNCKGGWKWRDSKKPNPNTIEGAMVAGPDKRDGYRDVRMNYNYTEPTLAGNAGLVAALVALSGEEEATGKIDKNTIFSAVPPLFPTPPPPPAPWKP; from the exons ATGTACGGAAGAGATCCATGGGGAGGTCCATTGGAGATAAACACTGCAGATTCCGCCACCGACGATGATCGTAGTCGGAATTTAAACGATTTGGATCGTGCGGCTCTTTCACGTCCACTAGATGAGACGCAGCAGAGTTGGTTACTTGGTCCAACggagcagaagaagaagaagtacgTCGATCTCGGTTGTATTATCGTTAGCCGCAAGATCTTCGTCTGGACTGTTGGTACTCTTGTTGCCGCCGCGTTACTCGCCGGATTCATTACCTTGATCGTTAAAACTGTGCCGCGTCATCATCCTAAGACTCCGCCGCCGGATAATTATACTATAGCTCTACACAAAGCTCTTAAGTTCTTCAATGCTCAGAAAT CTGGGAAATTGCCAAAGCATAATAACGTGTCATGGAGAGGTAATTCTGGGCTTCAAGATGGGAAAGGTGAAACAGGAAGCTTCTATAAAGATTTGGTGGGAGGTTATTATGATGCTGGTGATGCTATCAAGTTCAATTTCCCCATGGCTTATGCTATGACTATGTTGAGCTGGAGTGTTATTGAATATAGTGCTAAATACGAAGCTGCTGGTGAGCTCACTCATGTTAAGGAGCTTATCAAATGGGGAACTGATTACTTTCTCAAGACTTTCAATAGTACTGCTGATTCCATTGATGATCTTGTGTCACAG GTTGGATCAGGGAATACTGATGATGGAAATACAGATCCTAATGACCATTACTGTTGGATGCGACCTGAGGATATGGACTATAAAAGGCCCGTGACTACTTGTAATGGTGGATGTTCGGATCTCGCTGCAGAGATGGCAGCTGCTCTGGCTTCAGCATCTATTGTATTCAAGGATAACAAGGAATATTCTAAAAAGCTTGTCCATGGTGCTAAGGTGGTGTATCAGTTTGGAAGGACGAGGAGAGGGAGATATAGTGCAGGCACTGCGGAATCTAGCAAGTTCTATAATTCAAGTATGTATTGGGATGAGTTCATTTGGGGTGGTGCTTGGATGTATTATGCTACCGGAAATGTAACGTATCTCAATCTAATCACCCAACCTACTATGGCCAAGCATGCTGGTGCCTTCTGGGGTGGCCCTTACTATGGTGTATTTAGCTGGGACAACAAGCTTGCTGGTGCTCAG TTGCTGTTGAGCCGGTTGAGGTTGTTTCTGAGTCCTGGATATCCATATGAAGAAATTCTAAGGACCTTCCACAATCAGACCAGCATAGTCATGTGCTCATACTTGCctattttcaacaaatttaaCAGAACCAATG GAGGTTTAATAGAGTTGAATCATGGAGCTCCACAGCCGCTGCAATATTCTGTAAATGCAGCTTTCTTAGCGACTCTATACAGTGATTATCTGGATGCTGCTGATACTCCTGGATGGTACTGTGGACCTAATTTCTATTCGACAAGTGTGCTACGTGACTTTGCTAGATCCCAG ATTGATTATATACTGGGTAAAAACCCTCGGAAAATGAGTTATGTCGTTGGTTTTGGCACAAAATACCCAAGACATGTGCATCACAGAGGAGCTTCGATACCCAAGAACAAAGTCAAGTATAACTGCAAAGGAGGATGGAAATGGAGAGACAGcaagaaaccaaacccaaaCACGATTGAAGGAGCCATGGTTGCTGGTCCTGACAAGCGCGACGGGTACCGTGATGTCCGTATGAACTACAACTACACTGAACCGACTCTTGCAGGCAATGCTGGTCTAGTCGCAGCTCTTGTGGCATTATCgggtgaagaagaagccacCGGTAAGATAGACAAAAACACTATTTTCTCAGCTGTTCCTCCTTTGTTCCCTactccaccacctccaccagCACCATGGAAACCTTGA
- the FRO6 gene encoding ferric reduction oxidase 6: protein MDDYETPLLSKDSSSSSSVITSSLKWILKVVMSMIFVTWVVFLMMMYPEQLGDDFLTFVSSKTFLGTTGTMFLIFSCPILVISVLASLYLIISGEDKVFTKKKISKFPRFRLWTFPVLVDGPFGVVSAAEFLGIMVFSVFFLWSIYAYTLRNLDLLERFHVLPKNRSILLLEVTGLRLGMIGLLCMVFLFLPISRGSILLRLIDIPFEHATRYHVWLGHITMAFFSLHGLCYVVGWIIQGQLLELIFSWNAIGIAILPGVISLVAGLLMWVTSLHTVRKNYFELFFYTHQLYIVFIVFLALHVGDYMFSIVAGGIFLFILDRFLRFCQSRRTVDVISAKSLPCGTLELVLSKPPNMRYNALSFIFLQVRELSWLQWHPFSVSSSPLDGNHHVAVLIKVLGGWTAKLRDQLSNLYEAENQDQLISPQSYPKITTCVEGPYGHESPYHLAYENLVLVAGGIGITPFFAILSDILHRKRDGKACLPSKVLVVWAIKNSDELSLLSAIDIPSICPFFSKKLNLEIHIYITRQSEPRLVRLK from the exons ATGGATGATTATGAAACCCCTCTTTTGTCCAAggactcatcatcatcatcatctgtgATTACTTCATCTTTGAAATGGATATTGAAAGTTGTAATGTCTATGATTTTTGTGACTTGGgttgtttttcttatgatgATGTACCCTGAACAACTCGGTGATGATTTCCTCACATTTGTCTCCTCCAAGACTTTCCTAGGCACCACAG GAAccatgttcttgattttcagTTGTCCGATTCTTGTCATCTCTGTCTTAGCTTCTCTCTATCTCATTATCTCCGGGGAAGACAAGGTCTTCACTAA gaagaagatatcGAAATTCCCGAGGTTTAGGCTATGGACATTCCCTGTTCTTGTGGATGGACCATTTGGAGTTGTTTCTGCAGCTGAGTTTCTTGGAATTATggtcttctctgtttttttcctttggtcTATCTATGCTTATACCTTGAGGAATCTTGACCTTCTTGAACGCTTCCACGTCCTTCCCAAGAATCGAAG TATTCTTCTGTTGGAGGTAACGGGTCTGCGTTTAGGAATGATTGGATTGTTGTGTatggtttttttgtttcttccaaTCTCGAGAGGTTCCATTCTTCTCCGTCTTATCGATATCCCTTTTGAACATGCTACAAGATATCATGTTTGGCTTGGTCATATCACCATGGCTTTCTTCTCCTTACATGGCCTCTGTTATGTTGTTGGATGGATCATTCAAGGTCAACTTTTAGAGCTT ATATTTTCATGGAATGCTATCGGAATTGCTATCTTACCCGGAGTTATCAGTCTAGTGGCGGGTTTACTGATGTGGGTCACATCGCTTCACACCGTGAGAAAGAATTACTTTGAGCTCTTCTTCTACACACATCAACTATACATCGTCTTTATTGTGTTCTTGGCACTTCATGTTGGTGATTACATGTTTAGTATAGTTGCTGGAGGaatatttcttttcattctaGACCGCTTCTTGAGGTTCTGCCAATCAAGAAGGACTGTTGATGTAATCTCTGCAAAGAGTTTACCTTGTGGAACTCTTGAACTAGTCCTTTCAAAACCACCAA ATATGCGATACAATGCGCTTAGCTTTATCTTTCTTCAAGTGAGGGAACTATCTTGGCTACAATGGCATCCATTTAGTGTTTCTTCAAGCCCTCTAGATGGGAACCATCATGTTGCGGTTCTCATAAAGGTTCTTGGTGGATGGACTGCAAAGCTTAGAGACCAGTTGTCAAATCTATACGAGGCAGAGAACCAAGATCAGCTCATTTCTCCTCAGTCATATCCTAAAATCACAACTTGTGTGGAGGGACCTTATGGCCATGAATCTCCATACCATTTAGC GTATGAGAACCTGGTCTTAGTAGCAGGAGGAATCGGGATTACGCCTTTTTTCGCCATCTTAAGCGATATCCTACACCGTAAAAGAGATGGGAAAGCTTGTTTACCTAGTAAGGTTTTAGTTGTATGGGCCATTAAAAACTCAGACGAGCTCTCTCTGCTCTCAGCAATTGACATACCTTCCATTTGCCCTTTCTTCTCTAAGAAACTAAACCTTGAGATTCACATATATATCACTCGACAATCCGAGCCTCGCTTGGTACGTCTTAAATAA
- the FRO6 gene encoding ferric reduction oxidase 6 (ferric reduction oxidase 6 (FRO6); CONTAINS InterPro DOMAIN/s: Ferredoxin reductase-type FAD-binding domain (InterPro:IPR017927), Ferric reductase, NAD binding (InterPro:IPR013121), Cytochrome b245, heavy chain (InterPro:IPR000778), FAD-binding 8 (InterPro:IPR013112), Riboflavin synthase-like beta-barrel (InterPro:IPR017938), Ferric reductase-like transmembrane component, N-terminal (InterPro:IPR013130); BEST Arabidopsis thaliana protein match is: ferric reduction oxidase 7 (TAIR:AT5G49740.1); Has 30201 Blast hits to 17322 proteins in 780 species: Archae - 12; Bacteria - 1396; Metazoa - 17338; Fungi - 3422; Plants - 5037; Viruses - 0; Other Eukaryotes - 2996 (source: NCBI BLink).), with the protein MDDYETPLLSKDSSSSSSVITSSLKWILKVVMSMIFVTWVVFLMMMYPEQLGDDFLTFVSSKTFLGTTGTMFLIFSCPILVISVLASLYLIISGEDKVFTKKKISKFPRFRLWTFPVLVDGPFGVVSAAEFLGIMVFSVFFLWSIYAYTLRNLDLLERFHVLPKNRSILLLEVTGLRLGMIGLLCMVFLFLPISRGSILLRLIDIPFEHATRYHVWLGHITMAFFSLHGLCYVVGWIIQGQLLELIFSWNAIGIAILPGVISLVAGLLMWVTSLHTVRKNYFELFFYTHQLYIVFIVFLALHVGDYMFSIVAGGIFLFILDRFLRFCQSRRTVDVISAKSLPCGTLELVLSKPPNMRYNALSFIFLQVRELSWLQWHPFSVSSSPLDGNHHVAVLIKVLGGWTAKLRDQLSNLYEAENQDQLISPQSYPKITTCVEGPYGHESPYHLAYENLVLVAGGIGITPFFAILSDILHRKRDGKACLPSKVLVVWAIKNSDELSLLSAIDIPSICPFFSKKLNLEIHIYITRQSEPRLEDGMVHKVVHPSVKLPRTNGCSMSVLVGTGDNIWSGLYLIISTIGFISMITLLDIFYIKRYNITTWWYKGLLFVGCMVASVLIFGGLVVVFWHRWEHKTGEVEANGNDKVDLNGEETHNPSAAELKGLAIEEDVQNYTTIRYGTRPAFREIFESLNGKWGSVDVGVIVCGPATLQTTVAKEIRSHSIWRSANHPLFHFNSHSFDL; encoded by the exons ATGGATGATTATGAAACCCCTCTTTTGTCCAAggactcatcatcatcatcatctgtgATTACTTCATCTTTGAAATGGATATTGAAAGTTGTAATGTCTATGATTTTTGTGACTTGGgttgtttttcttatgatgATGTACCCTGAACAACTCGGTGATGATTTCCTCACATTTGTCTCCTCCAAGACTTTCCTAGGCACCACAG GAAccatgttcttgattttcagTTGTCCGATTCTTGTCATCTCTGTCTTAGCTTCTCTCTATCTCATTATCTCCGGGGAAGACAAGGTCTTCACTAA gaagaagatatcGAAATTCCCGAGGTTTAGGCTATGGACATTCCCTGTTCTTGTGGATGGACCATTTGGAGTTGTTTCTGCAGCTGAGTTTCTTGGAATTATggtcttctctgtttttttcctttggtcTATCTATGCTTATACCTTGAGGAATCTTGACCTTCTTGAACGCTTCCACGTCCTTCCCAAGAATCGAAG TATTCTTCTGTTGGAGGTAACGGGTCTGCGTTTAGGAATGATTGGATTGTTGTGTatggtttttttgtttcttccaaTCTCGAGAGGTTCCATTCTTCTCCGTCTTATCGATATCCCTTTTGAACATGCTACAAGATATCATGTTTGGCTTGGTCATATCACCATGGCTTTCTTCTCCTTACATGGCCTCTGTTATGTTGTTGGATGGATCATTCAAGGTCAACTTTTAGAGCTT ATATTTTCATGGAATGCTATCGGAATTGCTATCTTACCCGGAGTTATCAGTCTAGTGGCGGGTTTACTGATGTGGGTCACATCGCTTCACACCGTGAGAAAGAATTACTTTGAGCTCTTCTTCTACACACATCAACTATACATCGTCTTTATTGTGTTCTTGGCACTTCATGTTGGTGATTACATGTTTAGTATAGTTGCTGGAGGaatatttcttttcattctaGACCGCTTCTTGAGGTTCTGCCAATCAAGAAGGACTGTTGATGTAATCTCTGCAAAGAGTTTACCTTGTGGAACTCTTGAACTAGTCCTTTCAAAACCACCAA ATATGCGATACAATGCGCTTAGCTTTATCTTTCTTCAAGTGAGGGAACTATCTTGGCTACAATGGCATCCATTTAGTGTTTCTTCAAGCCCTCTAGATGGGAACCATCATGTTGCGGTTCTCATAAAGGTTCTTGGTGGATGGACTGCAAAGCTTAGAGACCAGTTGTCAAATCTATACGAGGCAGAGAACCAAGATCAGCTCATTTCTCCTCAGTCATATCCTAAAATCACAACTTGTGTGGAGGGACCTTATGGCCATGAATCTCCATACCATTTAGC GTATGAGAACCTGGTCTTAGTAGCAGGAGGAATCGGGATTACGCCTTTTTTCGCCATCTTAAGCGATATCCTACACCGTAAAAGAGATGGGAAAGCTTGTTTACCTAGTAAGGTTTTAGTTGTATGGGCCATTAAAAACTCAGACGAGCTCTCTCTGCTCTCAGCAATTGACATACCTTCCATTTGCCCTTTCTTCTCTAAGAAACTAAACCTTGAGATTCACATATATATCACTCGACAATCCGAGCCTCGCTTG GAAGATGGGATGGTTCACAAGGTGGTGCATCCTTCTGTCAAGCTACCACGGACCAACGGATGTTCTATGTCGGTACTAGTTGGTACAGGGGATAACATATGGTCTGGACTCTATCTAATTATATCCACCATTGGATTTATTTCAATGATCACATTGTTGGACATCTTTTACATAAAAAGATACAACATAACAACGTGGTGGTACAAGGGACTTCTATTTGTTGGTTGTATGGTTGCAAGTGTCTTGATTTTTGGAGGTCTTGTGGTTGTTTTCTGGCATCGCTGGGAACACAAAACCGGTGAAGTGGAAGCAAATGGCAACGACAAGGTAGATTTGAATGGAGAAGAAACCCATAATCCATCTGCAGCAGAGCTTAAGGGCTTGGCAATAGAAGAAGATGTCCAGAATTACACCACTATTCGTTATGGCACCAGACCGGCCTTTAGAG AGATATTTGAGTCATTGAATGGGAAATGGGGGAGTGTGGATGTTGGAGTGATAGTATGCGGTCCAGCGACTCTTCAGACGACCGTAGCCAAAGAAATACGGTCACATAGCATCTGGCGATCGGCGAATCATCCTCTTTTCCACTTCAACAGCCACAGTTTCGATCTCTAA